A genome region from Aliivibrio salmonicida LFI1238 includes the following:
- a CDS encoding IS982-like element ISVsa6 family transposase, whose amino-acid sequence MNKLVDIFCDVDDFCYQFLSQWEKYLVEASERKRKRQSVMSTSECMTIVIAFHQSNHRDFKNFYIGLVHQYWKGYFPNLLSHTRFVSKMPSLIAPMCAYFQSIKGKPTGIAFVDSTSLKVCHNIRIPRHKVFDGVAKRGKGTMGWFFGFKLHLLINHLGEIISLKITAGNVNDRTPVPDLCKELSGKLYADKGYIGKKLSESLKNSDVDLVTTSRKNMKAKEISAFDKAMLSKRYIIETINDQLKNISQIEHSRHRSVTGFMLNVISGVVAYCLKKQKPRIKLSECEFELILA is encoded by the coding sequence AATTAGTTGATATATTTTGTGATGTCGATGATTTTTGTTATCAATTCTTATCTCAATGGGAAAAATACCTTGTTGAGGCTAGTGAGAGAAAAAGAAAACGTCAGTCAGTAATGTCTACTAGTGAATGTATGACTATTGTCATCGCTTTTCATCAATCAAATCATAGAGATTTCAAGAACTTCTATATCGGGTTAGTTCATCAATATTGGAAAGGATACTTTCCAAATTTACTTAGCCACACTCGATTTGTGAGCAAAATGCCTAGCCTAATCGCCCCAATGTGTGCCTATTTTCAATCTATCAAAGGTAAGCCGACTGGGATTGCTTTTGTTGACTCCACGAGTCTTAAAGTATGCCATAACATTCGAATTCCTCGCCATAAAGTCTTTGATGGTGTTGCGAAAAGAGGAAAAGGTACCATGGGATGGTTTTTCGGCTTCAAACTTCATTTATTGATTAACCATCTTGGAGAAATTATTTCGCTGAAAATCACAGCTGGCAATGTAAATGATAGGACTCCTGTACCTGATTTATGCAAAGAACTCTCGGGGAAATTGTACGCTGATAAAGGGTACATAGGTAAAAAGTTGAGTGAGAGCTTAAAGAACTCTGATGTCGATTTAGTGACTACCTCGCGAAAAAACATGAAAGCAAAAGAGATAAGTGCTTTTGATAAGGCTATGTTATCAAAGAGATACATTATCGAAACGATAAATGACCAATTGAAGAATATCTCTCAAATTGAACATAGCCGTCATCGTAGCGTGACTGGTTTCATGCTAAATGTAATTTCAGGCGTTGTGGCTTATTGTTTAAAAAAACAAAAGCCACGAATTAAGCTATCAGAATGTGAATTTGAACTAATCCTCGCTTAA
- a CDS encoding sugar diacid recognition domain-containing protein, which produces MQLTTIIAKQIVERTMKIIKHSVNVMDEYGVIIGSGDQTRLHCRHEGAILAINENRIVEIDNATALQLRGVKAGINLPIIFQNTVIGAVGVSGKLCEIQQYGELVKMTAELIIEQAALMTEIQWSKRHKEELVLQLIQPSDLNTQQLNSIAERLELDLQQPRIATIIKVDSFKGENLSLTHLQKLVHLLEYPERDNLVAISSVTLNEVVVLKPITLTENGWNRTYEEKRIRQLFQRISHDEKFTIKIALGDYFPTIEGLAQSYMTAKATMNTANSKNRILFYQDNVLPVLINGLKSDDWRSEQLKLPITKLTAHDSKGVLLKTLHAFFNHNCDSAQTCNALHIHRNTLRYRLDNIQKETGLDINKINEITYLYLATLMHEQ; this is translated from the coding sequence ATGCAGTTAACCACTATCATTGCGAAACAAATCGTAGAAAGAACAATGAAAATAATTAAGCATTCAGTCAATGTCATGGATGAATACGGCGTGATTATCGGTTCAGGTGACCAAACAAGATTACACTGTCGTCATGAGGGTGCGATTTTAGCGATTAATGAAAATAGAATCGTCGAAATAGATAACGCCACCGCATTACAATTACGTGGTGTAAAAGCGGGAATAAATCTCCCTATTATTTTTCAAAATACGGTTATTGGTGCTGTTGGCGTTTCTGGAAAGCTTTGCGAAATACAACAATATGGTGAACTCGTTAAAATGACCGCAGAACTCATCATAGAACAAGCGGCTTTAATGACTGAAATACAGTGGTCAAAAAGGCACAAAGAAGAATTAGTACTGCAATTAATTCAACCTTCAGATTTAAATACACAACAACTCAACTCTATTGCAGAGCGGTTAGAACTCGATCTTCAACAACCAAGAATAGCTACAATTATAAAAGTAGATTCTTTTAAAGGAGAAAATTTATCTCTGACTCACTTACAAAAACTTGTCCATTTATTGGAATATCCTGAACGAGATAATCTGGTTGCTATTAGTTCAGTTACATTAAATGAAGTCGTCGTTTTGAAACCAATCACATTAACTGAAAATGGTTGGAACCGTACTTATGAAGAAAAACGTATTCGCCAACTTTTTCAACGAATTTCTCATGATGAAAAATTTACGATAAAAATAGCACTCGGTGATTATTTTCCAACAATAGAAGGACTTGCACAGTCCTATATGACAGCAAAAGCCACAATGAACACTGCAAACTCAAAAAATCGAATTCTTTTTTATCAAGATAATGTTCTTCCTGTATTAATTAATGGTCTCAAATCAGATGATTGGCGCTCGGAACAATTGAAACTGCCAATAACAAAACTTACTGCTCACGATTCAAAAGGAGTATTACTTAAAACGCTCCACGCTTTTTTTAACCATAATTGTGATTCAGCTCAAACCTGCAATGCTCTCCACATACATAGAAATACATTACGATACAGATTAGATAACATACAAAAAGAAACAGGCTTAGATATCAATAAGATAAATGAAATTACATATTTATATCTAGCGACATTAATGCATGAACAATAA
- a CDS encoding YacL family protein: MDYEFKKNTLDGTYHANFSMGHEAMGRWLVEDVAKDTELLAELYKQIAAVKNTQDEWKLSGKVMTLVLTDQEVIVQENALFENSEEEFEEDIHIYDDECISVCGLEDFETMLQSWEAFIRRF, encoded by the coding sequence ATGGATTACGAATTTAAGAAAAACACACTTGATGGCACTTATCATGCAAACTTTTCGATGGGACATGAGGCGATGGGTCGTTGGCTGGTTGAAGACGTAGCGAAGGATACAGAATTATTGGCTGAATTATATAAACAGATTGCAGCAGTAAAAAATACACAAGATGAATGGAAACTGTCAGGAAAGGTAATGACATTGGTTTTGACTGACCAAGAGGTTATTGTGCAGGAAAATGCATTATTTGAAAATTCAGAAGAAGAATTTGAAGAAGATATTCATATATACGATGATGAATGTATTTCTGTTTGTGGATTAGAGGACTTTGAAACGATGCTTCAAAGTTGGGAAGCATTTATTAGACGTTTCTAA
- the acnB gene encoding bifunctional aconitate hydratase 2/2-methylisocitrate dehydratase — protein MLEAYRKHVAERASEGVVPRPLNAEQVAALVELVKNPPQGEEELLLDLLENRIPPGVDEAAYVKAGFLTAITTGDISSPLVNREKAAELLGTMQGGYNIDSLVSLLDDVELAPIAVKALSHTLLMFDSFYDVEEKAKAGNVSAQQVIQSWADADWFTAKEKVAEKITVKVFKVTGETNTDDLSPAPDAWSRPDIPVHAKAMLKMEREGIHPDQEGSIGPINQIEEMQKDGIPLAYVGDVVGTGSSRKSATNSVLWFMGEDIPFVPNKRTGGVCLGGKIAPIFYNTMEDSGALPIELNVQDMNMGDVIDIFPYEGVVRKDDAEISSFKLGKVLLDEVRAGGRIPLIIGRGLTSRARTSLGLEETDLFAKPVDPSVSDKGYTLAQKMVGKACGVEGVRAGQYCEPKMTTVGSQDTTGPMTRDELKDLACLGFSADLVMQSFCHTSAYPKPVDVNTHHTLPDFIMNRGGVSLRPGDGVIHSWLNRMLLPDTVGTGGDSHTRFPLGISFPAGSGLVAFAAATGVMPLDMPESILVRFKGEMQPGITLRDLVHAIPYYGIQQGLLTVAKAGKVNEFSGRVLEIEGVEHLSVEQAFELSDASAERSAAGCTVKLSQGSIEEYLNSNIVMLKWMISEGYGDRRTLERRVTSMEEWLANPELMEADKDAEYAHVIDIDLADIKEPILCAPNDPDDARLLSEVQGTEIDEVFIGSCMTNIGHFRAAGKMLEEFNGSLSTRLWVAPPTKMDKDQLIEEGYYGIFGRAGVRIETPGCSLCMGNQARVADKATVMSTSTRNFPNRLGNGANVYLASAELSAVGAILGRIPTQAEYLEYAQKVNATAADTYRYLNFHKMGQYTDKADTVIFQEPA, from the coding sequence GTGCTTGAAGCTTATCGTAAACACGTCGCAGAACGTGCTTCTGAAGGTGTGGTCCCAAGACCATTAAATGCTGAGCAAGTAGCAGCATTAGTTGAACTAGTAAAAAATCCGCCACAAGGTGAAGAAGAACTCCTTCTTGATTTACTAGAAAATCGCATTCCCCCAGGTGTTGATGAAGCAGCTTATGTTAAAGCCGGTTTTTTAACTGCAATTACAACGGGTGATATTTCTTCACCATTAGTGAATCGTGAAAAAGCAGCAGAGCTACTAGGTACGATGCAAGGCGGCTACAATATTGATTCATTAGTAAGTTTACTTGATGACGTCGAATTAGCGCCTATCGCAGTTAAGGCATTATCCCATACATTATTAATGTTCGATTCTTTTTACGATGTAGAAGAAAAAGCGAAGGCTGGCAATGTCTCAGCTCAACAGGTTATTCAATCTTGGGCAGATGCTGATTGGTTTACAGCAAAAGAAAAAGTAGCTGAAAAAATTACCGTTAAAGTATTTAAAGTCACGGGTGAAACTAATACCGATGATTTATCACCAGCACCAGATGCTTGGTCTCGTCCTGATATACCTGTACATGCGAAAGCGATGCTAAAAATGGAACGAGAGGGTATTCACCCAGACCAAGAGGGTAGCATTGGTCCAATTAATCAAATAGAAGAAATGCAAAAAGATGGTATTCCACTGGCTTACGTTGGTGATGTTGTTGGTACTGGTTCTTCACGTAAATCAGCAACAAACTCAGTACTTTGGTTTATGGGTGAAGATATCCCATTCGTACCAAATAAGCGCACTGGTGGTGTTTGTTTAGGTGGTAAGATTGCGCCAATCTTCTACAACACAATGGAAGACTCAGGTGCACTACCGATTGAATTGAATGTTCAAGACATGAATATGGGTGATGTCATAGATATATTCCCTTATGAAGGTGTTGTTCGTAAAGATGATGCGGAAATTTCTAGTTTTAAGCTTGGAAAAGTATTGCTTGATGAAGTTCGTGCCGGTGGTCGTATTCCACTGATCATTGGTCGTGGTTTAACAAGTCGTGCTCGTACTTCTCTTGGTCTTGAAGAGACAGATTTATTTGCTAAACCCGTTGATCCATCGGTTTCAGATAAAGGCTACACTTTAGCTCAGAAGATGGTTGGTAAAGCTTGTGGAGTTGAAGGTGTTCGTGCTGGTCAGTATTGTGAACCTAAAATGACCACAGTGGGCTCTCAGGATACCACTGGCCCTATGACTCGTGATGAACTAAAAGATCTTGCTTGTCTTGGCTTCTCTGCTGATCTTGTAATGCAGTCATTCTGTCATACATCGGCTTATCCAAAACCTGTTGATGTTAATACTCACCATACACTTCCTGATTTTATTATGAATCGTGGCGGAGTTTCACTTCGTCCGGGTGACGGTGTTATTCACTCTTGGCTAAACCGTATGCTTCTACCTGATACCGTGGGTACGGGGGGGGATTCGCATACACGTTTCCCTCTAGGTATTTCTTTTCCTGCCGGTTCTGGCCTTGTTGCCTTTGCTGCTGCGACAGGCGTTATGCCTCTAGATATGCCTGAATCAATTTTGGTTCGTTTTAAAGGTGAGATGCAACCAGGTATTACACTGCGTGATCTGGTTCATGCAATCCCTTACTACGGTATTCAGCAAGGGTTACTAACAGTCGCTAAAGCGGGTAAAGTAAATGAATTCTCTGGTCGTGTACTTGAGATTGAAGGTGTTGAACATTTATCTGTAGAACAAGCGTTTGAGTTATCAGATGCATCGGCAGAACGTTCAGCGGCTGGTTGTACAGTTAAGCTTTCTCAAGGGTCAATTGAGGAGTACTTGAATTCAAACATTGTTATGTTGAAGTGGATGATTTCTGAAGGTTATGGCGATCGCCGTACACTTGAGCGTCGTGTGACTTCAATGGAAGAATGGTTAGCGAATCCAGAGCTAATGGAAGCAGATAAAGACGCGGAATATGCGCATGTAATAGATATTGATCTTGCCGATATTAAAGAACCAATTCTTTGTGCTCCAAATGATCCTGATGATGCTCGTTTACTTTCAGAAGTTCAAGGTACAGAAATTGATGAAGTGTTCATTGGTTCTTGTATGACGAATATTGGTCATTTCCGTGCCGCAGGTAAAATGCTAGAAGAGTTTAATGGCTCTCTAAGTACTCGTTTATGGGTTGCTCCACCGACGAAAATGGATAAAGATCAACTAATAGAAGAAGGCTACTACGGGATCTTTGGTCGTGCTGGGGTTCGTATTGAAACTCCGGGTTGTTCTCTATGTATGGGTAACCAAGCCCGTGTTGCTGATAAAGCAACAGTAATGTCGACATCAACACGTAACTTCCCGAACCGTTTAGGTAATGGTGCTAATGTTTATCTAGCGTCTGCTGAGTTATCTGCGGTTGGAGCGATTCTAGGTCGAATTCCAACGCAAGCTGAGTATTTAGAATATGCTCAAAAAGTGAATGCAACAGCAGCGGATACGTATCGTTACTTGAATTTCCATAAAATGGGTCAATACACAGACAAAGCAGATACGGTTATTTTTCAAGAACCTGCTTAA
- a CDS encoding ammonium transporter: MELSITVSELRYALDTFFFLMSGALVMWMAAGFAMLEAGLVRSKNTTEILTKNLCLYAIACTTYLIVGYNIMYVDNVSGGFLPSFGTLIGTQVEGADHSLESDFFFQVVFVATAMSVVSGAVAERMKLWSFLVFSVILTAFIYPMEGYWTWGGGFLSEAGFSDFAGSGIVHMAGASAALAGVLLLGARKGKYGKKGQIYPIPGSNMPLATLGTFILWFGWFGFNGGSQLMISDFENATAVGQIFLNTNAAAAAGAIAALFVCKITWGKADLTMVLNGALAGLVAITADPLSPSPLAAVIVGAVAGALVIFSIVAFDKIKIDDPVGAISVHGVCGFFGLMVVPLSNADASFGAQLLGAVVIFAWVFIASLVVWAIIKATIGIRVTEEEELEGMDVHDCGIDAYPEFVSVK; encoded by the coding sequence ATGGAACTTTCAATTACAGTATCAGAACTTCGTTATGCCCTTGATACCTTCTTCTTTTTAATGTCTGGCGCTCTTGTTATGTGGATGGCCGCCGGCTTTGCAATGTTAGAGGCTGGTCTGGTTCGCTCAAAAAATACCACTGAAATTTTAACTAAAAATCTTTGTTTGTATGCGATAGCTTGTACAACATACTTAATTGTCGGTTATAACATTATGTATGTTGATAATGTGAGTGGTGGTTTTCTACCTTCATTCGGAACATTAATTGGAACTCAAGTAGAAGGTGCAGATCACTCATTAGAGTCTGATTTTTTCTTTCAAGTTGTATTTGTTGCGACGGCAATGTCAGTTGTTTCTGGTGCCGTGGCTGAGCGAATGAAGCTATGGTCTTTTTTAGTATTCTCTGTGATTTTAACCGCGTTTATTTATCCGATGGAAGGGTATTGGACATGGGGGGGTGGTTTCTTATCAGAAGCTGGGTTTAGTGATTTTGCTGGTTCAGGTATTGTTCATATGGCAGGGGCTTCAGCGGCATTAGCCGGAGTATTATTGCTCGGTGCACGTAAAGGTAAATACGGTAAGAAAGGTCAAATCTATCCAATTCCAGGATCTAATATGCCATTAGCAACATTAGGTACTTTTATTTTATGGTTTGGTTGGTTTGGTTTTAATGGCGGCTCTCAATTGATGATTTCTGATTTTGAAAATGCGACAGCAGTCGGCCAAATCTTCTTAAATACGAATGCAGCCGCAGCTGCAGGGGCGATAGCTGCGTTATTTGTGTGTAAAATAACGTGGGGAAAAGCCGATTTAACAATGGTATTAAATGGGGCGTTAGCAGGTCTTGTTGCTATCACAGCAGATCCGTTATCACCTTCTCCTTTAGCTGCTGTTATTGTGGGTGCAGTTGCTGGAGCGTTAGTTATTTTTAGTATTGTGGCCTTTGATAAAATTAAAATTGATGATCCAGTAGGGGCGATTTCAGTGCATGGTGTTTGTGGTTTTTTTGGGTTAATGGTTGTGCCACTGAGTAATGCGGATGCTAGTTTTGGTGCGCAGTTATTGGGAGCGGTTGTTATCTTTGCTTGGGTATTTATAGCAAGCCTTGTAGTTTGGGCAATAATTAAAGCAACCATCGGAATTCGAGTTACAGAGGAAGAAGAACTAGAAGGGATGGATGTTCATGATTGTGGTATTGATGCTTATCCTGAGTTTGTCAGTGTGAAATAA
- a CDS encoding P-II family nitrogen regulator, with protein sequence MKIINAIIKPFKLDDVREALADAGVDGMTVSEVKGFGRQKGHTELYRGAEYKVDFLPKVKLEIAVQAEHVDNIIDAIVKAAHTGKIGDGKIFVYDLQQAVRIRTGETDTEAL encoded by the coding sequence ATGAAAATAATTAATGCCATTATTAAACCATTTAAGTTGGATGATGTTCGTGAGGCGCTAGCGGATGCAGGGGTTGATGGAATGACGGTCTCTGAAGTAAAGGGATTTGGTCGTCAAAAAGGACATACAGAACTGTATCGTGGGGCTGAATATAAAGTCGATTTCTTACCGAAAGTAAAATTGGAAATTGCAGTTCAAGCAGAACATGTAGATAACATCATTGACGCCATTGTGAAAGCGGCTCATACCGGAAAAATTGGTGATGGTAAAATTTTTGTTTATGACCTTCAGCAAGCGGTACGTATTCGTACTGGTGAAACTGACACTGAAGCACTTTAA
- a CDS encoding GntP family permease — MIEVSTLGALAALTVSITLILRKVPPAYGMIIGALIGGIVGGVSLTDTVNLMIGGAQSIVTAVLRILAAGVLAGVLIESGAATSIAETIVKKVGETRALLALAVATMILTAVGVFVDVAVITVAPIALAIARRADLSKMAILLAMVGGGKAGNVMSPNPNAIAAADAFNVPLTSVMAAGVIPGLFGVVFAYFIAKKLVNKGSKVQEHEIVSVDHSRLPSFVASMVAPLVAISLLALRPIAGINVDPLIALPLGGLLGALAMGRFKDTNHFAVSGLSRMAPVAVMLLGTGTLAGIIANSGLKSGLIEVLTASGLPSYLLAPISGAMMSLATASTTAGTAVAASVFSHTILELGVPALAGAAMIHAGATVFDHMPHGSFFHATGGAVHMDMKERLKLIPYESAVGLMIATVSTLIFGVFGLFV; from the coding sequence ATGATCGAAGTATCTACTTTGGGTGCACTGGCCGCTCTCACCGTTTCAATTACGCTCATTTTGAGAAAAGTACCGCCTGCGTATGGCATGATCATTGGTGCGCTTATCGGTGGTATCGTTGGTGGAGTGTCTTTAACCGATACTGTAAATTTAATGATTGGCGGTGCACAAAGTATCGTTACAGCAGTACTTCGAATTCTAGCAGCAGGTGTTCTTGCTGGTGTTCTGATTGAATCAGGAGCAGCAACTTCGATAGCAGAAACTATTGTTAAAAAAGTAGGAGAAACCAGAGCTTTACTCGCACTCGCCGTCGCAACGATGATTTTAACTGCCGTAGGTGTCTTTGTTGACGTAGCAGTAATTACCGTTGCTCCGATTGCATTAGCGATTGCTCGTCGTGCTGACCTTTCAAAAATGGCAATTCTATTAGCTATGGTTGGTGGCGGTAAAGCAGGTAATGTGATGTCACCTAACCCAAATGCGATTGCTGCTGCTGATGCCTTTAATGTTCCTTTAACTTCGGTAATGGCTGCCGGTGTTATTCCTGGTTTATTTGGCGTCGTTTTCGCTTACTTTATTGCGAAAAAATTAGTGAATAAAGGCAGTAAAGTTCAAGAACACGAAATCGTCTCTGTTGATCATTCTCGTCTACCAAGTTTTGTTGCTTCAATGGTTGCCCCTCTTGTTGCTATCAGCCTTCTTGCCTTACGTCCTATCGCAGGAATTAATGTTGACCCTTTAATTGCCCTTCCACTTGGTGGCTTACTTGGTGCTCTAGCAATGGGCCGATTTAAAGACACTAACCATTTTGCAGTATCCGGTCTATCTCGAATGGCTCCCGTTGCAGTGATGTTGCTAGGTACAGGTACACTCGCTGGTATCATTGCAAATTCAGGTCTCAAATCAGGGTTGATTGAAGTATTAACTGCATCTGGTCTTCCTTCTTATTTATTAGCACCAATTTCTGGTGCCATGATGTCACTAGCAACAGCATCAACCACAGCCGGTACTGCCGTTGCTGCAAGTGTATTTAGTCATACTATCCTAGAGCTTGGCGTGCCTGCTCTTGCTGGTGCCGCAATGATTCATGCAGGTGCAACGGTATTTGATCACATGCCACACGGCAGTTTCTTTCATGCGACAGGCGGTGCTGTTCATATGGATATGAAAGAACGCTTAAAACTAATCCCTTACGAATCAGCAGTCGGTCTAATGATCGCTACCGTCTCTACTCTTATTTTTGGCGTCTTTGGTTTATTTGTTTAA
- a CDS encoding glycerate kinase yields the protein MKIVIAPDSYKESLTAMEVATAIEAGFKQVLPNAEYIKLPMADGGEGTVQSLIDATGGSIIECQVTAPLGNTVTGFYGLLGDGKTAIVEMAAASGLHLVAPEHRNPLHTTTYGTGELIKAALDKGVKHIIVGIGGSATNDGGIGMAQALGIKLLDKEGNNLAFGGGSLANLVTIDVSNKDPRLDSILLEVACDVDNPLCGAKGASFVFGPQKGATPKIVNQLDNNLSHYADIMKKQLNKDVKDIAGAGAAGGLGAALLGLFDATLRPGIEIVMDAVNLSDVLSNADLVITGEGRIDSQTIHGKTPIGVARTAKKYNLPVIGIAGCLSDDCAVVHDYGIDAVFSVVPRSVSLEIALKEATINVENTARNVASIYSMSAKK from the coding sequence ATGAAAATTGTTATTGCTCCCGATTCATACAAAGAAAGTTTGACCGCAATGGAAGTTGCTACCGCAATTGAAGCTGGATTTAAACAAGTGCTACCGAATGCTGAATACATAAAACTCCCAATGGCTGACGGAGGCGAAGGCACAGTTCAATCTCTAATCGATGCTACTGGCGGATCCATTATTGAATGCCAAGTAACTGCACCTCTTGGAAATACTGTCACTGGTTTTTATGGCTTATTAGGCGATGGGAAAACGGCTATTGTTGAAATGGCAGCAGCTTCTGGCCTTCACCTTGTTGCACCTGAGCATCGCAACCCATTACATACGACAACCTATGGTACGGGTGAATTAATTAAAGCGGCATTAGATAAAGGCGTAAAACATATTATCGTGGGTATTGGTGGCAGTGCTACCAATGATGGCGGTATCGGTATGGCTCAAGCACTTGGTATTAAACTATTAGATAAAGAAGGCAATAATCTGGCTTTTGGTGGCGGCTCATTAGCAAACTTAGTTACTATCGATGTGAGTAATAAAGATCCTCGATTGGATAGCATTCTATTAGAAGTCGCTTGTGATGTAGATAATCCATTATGTGGCGCTAAAGGAGCCTCGTTTGTCTTTGGACCACAGAAAGGAGCTACCCCTAAAATAGTTAACCAACTTGATAATAATCTGAGTCATTACGCTGACATCATGAAGAAACAGCTAAATAAAGACGTTAAAGATATAGCAGGCGCAGGTGCTGCTGGTGGTCTTGGTGCTGCATTGCTTGGGTTATTTGATGCCACCCTTCGCCCTGGTATCGAAATCGTAATGGACGCGGTTAATTTAAGTGATGTGTTATCTAATGCAGATTTAGTCATTACAGGTGAAGGTCGTATCGATAGCCAAACCATTCATGGTAAAACACCAATTGGGGTAGCCAGGACCGCAAAAAAATATAACTTACCTGTTATTGGCATTGCTGGTTGTTTATCTGACGATTGTGCTGTTGTTCATGATTACGGGATTGACGCGGTATTTAGTGTCGTCCCTCGTTCTGTATCATTAGAGATTGCACTAAAAGAAGCAACAATAAATGTTGAAAATACAGCAAGAAACGTAGCTTCTATTTATTCTATGAGTGCAAAAAAATAA